Proteins from one Bacteroidales bacterium genomic window:
- the leuC gene encoding 3-isopropylmalate dehydratase large subunit, with translation MKKTVFDKIWDSHVVKQVEDGPSVLYIDRHLIHEVTSPQAFAGLNKRGLKVARPKQTFATCDHNVPTLNQHLPIVEEQSRIQVETLAMNTTHHQVTYFGLGNPKQGVVHVVGPELGITLPGMTIVCGDSHTSTHGAYGSIAFGIGTSEVEMVLATQCIMQPKPKKMLIEVNGQPGKGVTAKDIVLYIIAKLTAGGGTGYFIEFAGAAIRSLSMEGRMTVCNMSIEMGARGGLIAPDEKTFEYFKGREYAPKGEEWDKAVEYWKTLKTDEGAVFDKTYSFDAADIEPMITYGTNPGMGMKVTDKIPTGEGLTGTDRVTFDKALQYMGFKPGQSLIGHPIQYVFLGSCTNGRIEDFRAFAEFVKGKKKNPDVVAWLVPGSGTVERQIREEKLDHILKEAGFELRQPGCSACLAMNEDKVPAGMYAVSTSNRNFEGRQGPGSRTLLAGSLVAAAAAITGKITDPRTMF, from the coding sequence CGGGGATTGAAAGTAGCGCGCCCGAAACAGACTTTTGCTACCTGCGACCACAATGTGCCTACGCTAAACCAGCATCTGCCGATTGTAGAAGAGCAGTCGCGTATACAGGTGGAAACACTCGCCATGAATACTACCCATCATCAGGTGACTTATTTCGGGTTGGGAAATCCAAAGCAGGGAGTAGTACATGTTGTCGGTCCCGAACTGGGTATTACCCTTCCTGGTATGACCATCGTATGTGGAGATAGCCATACTTCCACACACGGAGCATATGGAAGTATTGCATTCGGTATCGGTACCAGTGAAGTGGAAATGGTGCTGGCTACCCAATGTATCATGCAACCGAAGCCCAAAAAGATGCTGATCGAGGTAAACGGACAACCAGGAAAAGGGGTTACGGCAAAAGACATTGTTTTGTATATTATTGCCAAACTTACGGCAGGAGGAGGTACGGGATACTTCATTGAGTTTGCAGGGGCAGCCATTCGCAGCCTGAGCATGGAAGGCCGTATGACAGTTTGTAATATGAGTATTGAAATGGGGGCACGCGGCGGCTTGATCGCTCCCGATGAAAAAACTTTCGAATATTTCAAAGGACGTGAATATGCGCCCAAAGGTGAGGAATGGGACAAGGCGGTGGAATATTGGAAAACGCTGAAAACAGATGAAGGAGCTGTATTTGATAAAACCTATTCGTTCGATGCTGCCGATATCGAACCCATGATCACATACGGGACTAATCCGGGTATGGGAATGAAAGTTACAGATAAGATACCAACCGGAGAAGGATTGACCGGCACAGATAGGGTAACATTTGATAAGGCATTGCAATATATGGGCTTTAAACCCGGACAATCATTAATCGGCCATCCTATCCAATATGTTTTTCTGGGTAGTTGTACCAATGGACGGATCGAAGATTTCCGCGCTTTTGCTGAATTTGTAAAAGGCAAAAAGAAAAATCCGGATGTTGTGGCCTGGCTCGTTCCCGGTTCGGGAACTGTTGAAAGGCAAATCAGGGAAGAAAAACTGGATCATATACTCAAGGAAGCCGGATTTGAACTGCGTCAGCCCGGATGTTCCGCATGTCTGGCCATGAATGAGGACAAAGTACCAGCCGGGATGTATGCTGTATCCACTTCCAACCGTAATTTTGAAGGACGTCAGGGACCGGGATCACGCACATTGCTTGCCGGATCGCTTGTAGCTGCAGCTGCAGCTATTACCGGTAAAATTACAGATCCCAGGACAATGTTCTAA